The following coding sequences lie in one Candidatus Bathyarchaeia archaeon genomic window:
- a CDS encoding ribbon-helix-helix domain-containing protein, whose protein sequence is MKLITIYLPEPYLEALDELVNKRYYPHRAEAIRAAIRDLIEVELWGRKGHGKTSR, encoded by the coding sequence ATGAAGCTCATAACTATATATTTGCCTGAACCGTATTTAGAGGCTTTAGATGAGCTGGTTAATAAGCGGTATTATCCGCATAGGGCTGAAGCCATTAGGGCGGCTATACGTGATTTAATTGAAGTTGAGTTATGGGGACGGAAGGGTCATGGCAAAACTAGCCGATAA
- the proC gene encoding pyrroline-5-carboxylate reductase: MNIAVIGGGVIGEAIAKNLVAAGYDVTVAEKRAERIRELENLGLKVTADSGMAAKSADIIFLCVKPRDVEPALKEIAEESEGKIIISVAAAVSLDFLKKISPKSKFIRAMPNLAIMVRESFTAYSVSPDVSQADLEIAIKVLSVLGKVYMIDESYMDAITALSGCAPAYLALIAEAMMYAGLNIGLERELSLKIAAQAMIGAGKLILEGGRSPSQIRDMVTTPGGVTVSGLFELEKVPIRHAFMSAVKAAMEKSREISSRISSSKSSVD, encoded by the coding sequence ATGAACATCGCAGTTATAGGTGGAGGAGTTATTGGTGAAGCTATAGCTAAAAATCTTGTCGCCGCTGGATATGACGTCACGGTTGCGGAGAAGAGGGCTGAGAGAATAAGGGAGCTTGAGAACTTAGGTTTAAAAGTTACTGCGGATAGCGGGATGGCGGCTAAATCTGCGGACATAATATTTTTATGTGTTAAGCCGAGAGATGTTGAACCAGCGCTGAAGGAGATCGCCGAAGAATCTGAGGGGAAAATTATTATATCTGTGGCTGCAGCGGTATCATTAGATTTTCTTAAAAAAATATCTCCAAAATCTAAGTTTATTAGGGCTATGCCAAACCTTGCCATAATGGTTCGCGAATCATTCACAGCCTACTCAGTTAGCCCAGATGTTAGCCAAGCGGATCTTGAAATAGCGATTAAGGTTCTGAGCGTTTTAGGGAAGGTTTACATGATTGATGAGTCATATATGGATGCTATAACGGCTTTAAGCGGATGTGCACCAGCGTACTTGGCGCTAATAGCCGAAGCCATGATGTACGCTGGATTAAACATCGGCTTAGAAAGGGAACTATCCCTAAAAATAGCGGCTCAAGCTATGATTGGGGCAGGGAAACTAATACTTGAGGGAGGGAGATCTCCTTCCCAAATACGTGATATGGTTACGACACCGGGCGGCGTCACAGTAAGCGGTCTCTTTGAGCTAGAGAAAGTCCCAATCAGACATGCATTTATGAGCGCTGTTAAAGCAGCTATGGAAAAATCCCGTGAGATATCTTCACGCATATCCTCATCAAAAAGTAGCGTGGACTAG
- a CDS encoding nicotinamide-nucleotide adenylyltransferase translates to MDGEAGVEGKKRFYRALYVGRFQPFHLGHSEAIKYILNNAAEIVIVVGSAQESHTLENPFTAGERVYMIRLALNEIGVDPSRYYIIPVIDLDVHSLWVSHVCSYTPKFEVVYSNEPLTRRLFIESGFRVESIPFFRRDVCSATEIRRRMLSGASWEELLPRSVAAYIKEINGVERLRDLAKTDKIIS, encoded by the coding sequence ATGGATGGAGAAGCAGGGGTTGAGGGGAAAAAGAGGTTTTACAGAGCTCTATATGTAGGGCGCTTTCAGCCATTTCACCTAGGGCATTCAGAAGCCATAAAATATATTCTCAATAATGCTGCGGAGATAGTTATCGTTGTCGGCAGCGCCCAAGAAAGCCACACGCTTGAAAACCCCTTTACGGCTGGTGAAAGGGTTTATATGATTAGATTGGCCCTTAATGAGATTGGCGTGGATCCAAGCAGATACTATATTATCCCGGTGATAGACCTCGACGTACACAGCCTATGGGTTTCACACGTGTGCTCTTACACCCCGAAGTTTGAAGTGGTTTACTCTAATGAGCCTTTGACTAGACGGCTATTTATCGAAAGCGGCTTCAGAGTCGAATCCATACCATTCTTTAGGAGAGATGTTTGCTCGGCAACTGAAATCAGGCGAAGAATGTTGTCCGGCGCAAGCTGGGAGGAATTGTTACCGAGAAGCGTTGCCGCCTACATTAAGGAAATAAATGGGGTTGAAAGATTGAGAGACCTAGCAAAAACCGATAAAATTATATCCTAG
- a CDS encoding MGMT family protein: MLREDVLRKLCEKTEFERSVLMAVSEIPRGKVSTYKRIAEKIGRPKAFRAVGNALHKNPLAPMVPCHRVVRSDGRIVGETEEEVEWRKKLLVEEGIPVEGYRVRLSWEILY, translated from the coding sequence ATGCTTCGAGAGGACGTTTTAAGGAAATTATGTGAAAAGACCGAGTTTGAGAGAAGCGTTTTAATGGCTGTATCCGAGATTCCAAGAGGGAAAGTGAGCACATATAAGCGCATAGCGGAAAAGATCGGTAGACCAAAAGCTTTCAGGGCTGTGGGAAATGCACTGCATAAAAACCCGCTTGCGCCAATGGTTCCATGCCATAGAGTCGTTAGATCCGATGGCCGAATAGTAGGCGAAACTGAGGAAGAAGTAGAGTGGCGGAAAAAGCTACTTGTAGAGGAAGGTATACCAGTAGAAGGCTATAGGGTTAGGCTAAGCTGGGAAATACTTTATTAG
- the psmB gene encoding archaeal proteasome endopeptidase complex subunit beta produces the protein MDAQGQYITIPGATTVGIVCSDGVVLASEKRVSYGNFVLSRVGKKVFKISDHIGAACAGLVSDMQILVREVSVYANLFKLESGRPISVKAAAKVMSNLLFSSRLIPYITETIIGGVDDEGPSVYVLDILGSTIPDKYAAVGSGAEIAIGVLEESYKENMTVEEGRELAIKAIKSAISRDAMSGDGIDLLIITRNGVKEESIKF, from the coding sequence TTGGATGCACAAGGTCAATATATAACGATTCCAGGAGCAACAACCGTTGGAATAGTTTGCTCAGATGGCGTCGTGCTAGCATCTGAGAAAAGGGTATCATATGGGAATTTTGTTCTGAGCCGCGTAGGGAAAAAAGTCTTTAAGATATCTGACCATATAGGTGCGGCATGCGCTGGTTTAGTCTCAGACATGCAGATACTAGTGCGAGAAGTCAGCGTTTACGCCAACCTGTTTAAACTTGAGTCTGGACGTCCCATAAGCGTTAAAGCTGCAGCGAAAGTTATGTCGAATCTGCTCTTCAGCAGCAGATTAATCCCCTATATAACCGAGACGATCATTGGCGGAGTTGATGATGAAGGCCCCTCAGTATACGTGCTTGATATTTTGGGTTCAACGATACCCGACAAATACGCGGCTGTAGGCTCCGGGGCGGAGATCGCGATAGGTGTTCTAGAGGAATCGTACAAAGAAAATATGACTGTGGAAGAGGGCAGAGAGTTGGCGATAAAGGCGATAAAATCCGCCATAAGCAGAGATGCTATGAGCGGTGATGGAA